A window of the Cystobacter fuscus genome harbors these coding sequences:
- a CDS encoding DUF6603 domain-containing protein, translated as MQTRRNTDRRVNTLSRARMAMALLDDLLTNEGIAALLGDGLEFELETADGGKVLVLKGELAEGGGDTSPLVVTAELDGIRLTELDALTQLVGGVSLDIIPAQVPLANVIALQGFELILEQNPTRQVSSVTLELQSAEPWQIIDGQFALEELFFSITVKSPSDPLTRQVFCEARSTLKLDDEILLKAGVALPSMNVAVALPEGQTAPLSSLLAGILPESGDPSTFTLTGLEAIIQPREQSYSFAAEIAQEWEVVPGLVTLTGLGLDMSKEGVNRPEVEIHGSFALADKEFVVSASRSGGGTSANPTATHWVFEGGLAEDEQVEIGALVGDLTGKLGIPMPRFIEELVLEDLSVTLDNTTKNLSVLSEWASTGKLAIDSRPNLPAPLGKTLLAGFSNPEGESTSLRKMVEGISQDFAALIPDGLTLQVNHALFASWQQPPTSLTARRLFGVEVGAGLDLSQLPLVGQNFTPEDGVKLTYRIMVASAALTQPEVNALIPLFEAQGVPLGKEVLPQGVTLRGELQIGDLTLPINVPVQVSDNGQIVEGPGTRSGMEPQWFSLQKAVGPVSLERVGVKFDAGELWLLLDASLALGPLSLGLSGLSVSAPVTMSSPPRFHLEGLALDYRTPNLEIGGTLLRREMEVEGEKVESYDGLALLKAKMGGRAISLSAIGGYAQFQGEPSLFLYAVLGVPLGGPPFFFVEGLSAGFGVNRALTIPTVDKIKDFPLVREALSGQNDIGDANSRAALLQEKVALLSTYLTPSVGDGFLAVGVKFTSFKLLSGFALLTVKLGERFEVHVLGLANLSIPFGAANSGVDPIAQIELALKASFIPEEGFLGVIAQLTPSSYILSKDCKLTGGYAFYTWLAGPHAGDFVITAGGYHPRFPVPDHYPLVPRLGFNWRLGDVAIIKGGGYFALCAHAVMAGGSLEVSFESGDAHATFRAGADFLISWKPYHYDIELRVSISAGFGFLGDVDVSAALRLWGPDFGGYAEIDVTLFSFTIEFGDQGSVHPKAIGWEDFQSGFLPPGEEICTLGVTNGLLRRLQKGAEDLWVVNPKDFALTTDAFVPTKKAVQGEGRQEIGMGGAQGAFGIRPMAVMPDDLETEQWLRVTKLTDDGELDVTDWFTFTPMTRKVPSAVWGTAKTASEDRVLPPTADEPGFVEGVVTCFDVQIKAQPAPGHTENIRTDVLRYDTTPIPDAFQWEPIAAFQPISGDDAARRERLRETVGRNDLRDQLLKGLGFDPERDVSLDPESLAQTFVVAPQVQ; from the coding sequence ATGCAAACCCGCCGGAACACGGACCGGCGCGTGAACACCTTGAGCAGGGCGAGGATGGCCATGGCATTGCTGGATGACTTGCTGACCAATGAAGGGATTGCCGCCCTGCTCGGTGACGGCCTCGAGTTCGAGCTCGAGACGGCCGATGGCGGCAAGGTCCTCGTCTTGAAGGGCGAGCTCGCCGAGGGAGGAGGAGACACCTCGCCCCTCGTCGTCACCGCGGAGCTGGATGGCATCCGGCTGACGGAGCTGGATGCCCTGACCCAGCTCGTGGGCGGTGTGAGCCTGGACATCATCCCCGCCCAGGTTCCCCTGGCCAACGTCATCGCCCTCCAGGGGTTCGAGCTCATCCTCGAGCAGAATCCCACCCGCCAGGTCAGCTCGGTCACCCTGGAGCTCCAATCCGCCGAGCCCTGGCAGATCATCGACGGGCAGTTCGCCCTGGAGGAGCTGTTCTTCTCCATCACGGTGAAGTCGCCGTCGGATCCCCTGACACGCCAGGTGTTCTGCGAGGCCCGGAGCACACTCAAGCTCGACGATGAGATCCTGCTGAAGGCCGGGGTGGCGCTGCCCTCCATGAATGTCGCCGTTGCCCTGCCCGAGGGACAGACGGCGCCGCTCTCGTCGCTGCTCGCGGGCATCCTGCCGGAGAGCGGTGACCCGTCCACGTTCACGCTCACGGGGCTGGAGGCCATCATCCAACCCCGCGAGCAGAGCTATTCCTTCGCGGCGGAGATCGCGCAGGAGTGGGAAGTGGTGCCGGGGCTCGTGACCCTGACCGGGCTCGGCCTCGACATGTCGAAGGAGGGGGTCAACCGGCCCGAGGTGGAGATCCACGGCTCCTTCGCGCTCGCGGACAAGGAGTTCGTGGTCTCGGCGAGCCGCTCGGGGGGAGGCACCTCCGCCAATCCCACCGCGACCCATTGGGTCTTCGAGGGCGGGCTGGCGGAGGACGAGCAGGTGGAGATTGGAGCCCTCGTTGGGGACCTGACCGGCAAGCTGGGCATCCCCATGCCACGGTTCATCGAGGAGCTGGTCCTCGAGGACCTCTCGGTCACGCTCGACAACACCACGAAGAATCTCTCCGTCCTCAGCGAGTGGGCGTCCACGGGGAAGCTCGCCATCGACTCGCGTCCCAACCTGCCGGCGCCGCTCGGCAAGACGCTGCTCGCGGGCTTCTCCAACCCCGAGGGTGAGAGCACGAGCCTGCGGAAGATGGTCGAGGGCATCTCGCAAGACTTCGCCGCGCTCATCCCCGACGGGCTCACCCTCCAGGTGAACCACGCGCTCTTCGCCTCGTGGCAGCAGCCGCCCACGTCCCTGACGGCCAGGCGGCTCTTTGGCGTGGAGGTCGGCGCGGGTCTGGATCTGTCGCAGCTTCCCCTGGTGGGTCAGAACTTCACGCCAGAAGACGGGGTGAAACTGACCTACCGGATCATGGTGGCCTCCGCCGCGCTCACCCAGCCCGAGGTGAACGCCCTCATCCCCCTGTTCGAGGCCCAGGGCGTGCCCCTGGGCAAGGAAGTGCTCCCCCAGGGGGTGACGCTGCGGGGAGAGCTCCAGATCGGCGACCTCACGCTGCCCATCAACGTCCCGGTCCAGGTGAGCGACAACGGTCAGATCGTCGAGGGTCCCGGAACCCGGAGCGGCATGGAGCCCCAGTGGTTCTCGCTCCAGAAGGCCGTGGGCCCGGTGAGTCTGGAGCGCGTGGGGGTGAAGTTCGACGCGGGCGAGTTGTGGCTGTTGCTCGACGCGTCCCTTGCCCTGGGGCCGCTGTCCCTGGGCCTGTCCGGACTGTCCGTGAGCGCGCCGGTGACGATGAGCTCGCCGCCCCGCTTCCACCTCGAGGGCCTGGCGCTCGACTACCGCACGCCCAATCTGGAGATTGGCGGCACCCTCCTGCGCCGCGAGATGGAGGTGGAGGGCGAGAAGGTCGAGAGCTACGACGGCCTGGCGCTGCTCAAGGCGAAGATGGGCGGCCGGGCCATCTCGCTCAGCGCGATTGGCGGCTACGCGCAGTTCCAGGGCGAGCCCTCGCTGTTCCTCTATGCCGTGCTGGGCGTGCCCCTGGGCGGGCCGCCCTTCTTCTTCGTGGAGGGGCTGTCCGCGGGCTTTGGCGTCAACCGGGCGCTGACGATTCCCACGGTGGACAAGATCAAGGACTTCCCCCTGGTCCGGGAGGCGCTCAGCGGGCAGAACGACATCGGTGACGCGAACAGCCGGGCGGCGCTCCTCCAGGAGAAGGTCGCCCTGCTGTCCACCTATCTCACGCCCAGCGTGGGAGATGGCTTCCTGGCCGTGGGGGTGAAGTTCACCTCGTTCAAGCTGCTGTCGGGGTTCGCCCTGCTCACGGTCAAGCTGGGCGAGCGCTTCGAGGTGCACGTGCTCGGGCTCGCCAACCTGAGCATCCCCTTCGGGGCGGCCAACTCGGGCGTGGACCCCATCGCGCAGATAGAGCTGGCGTTGAAGGCCTCCTTCATCCCCGAGGAGGGCTTCCTGGGCGTCATCGCCCAGCTCACGCCGTCCTCCTACATCCTGTCCAAGGACTGCAAGCTCACGGGAGGCTATGCCTTCTACACGTGGTTGGCGGGGCCGCACGCGGGCGACTTCGTGATCACCGCCGGCGGCTACCACCCGCGATTCCCCGTCCCCGACCATTACCCGCTGGTGCCGCGGTTGGGCTTCAACTGGCGCCTGGGCGATGTGGCCATCATCAAGGGAGGAGGCTACTTCGCGCTCTGTGCGCACGCGGTGATGGCGGGCGGCTCGCTGGAAGTCAGCTTCGAGTCGGGGGATGCGCACGCCACCTTCCGTGCTGGCGCCGACTTCCTGATCAGCTGGAAGCCCTACCATTACGACATCGAACTCCGGGTGAGCATCAGCGCCGGTTTCGGCTTCCTCGGAGATGTCGACGTGTCGGCCGCCCTGCGGCTGTGGGGACCGGATTTCGGCGGCTACGCGGAGATCGACGTCACCCTGTTCTCCTTCACCATCGAGTTCGGAGACCAGGGCAGCGTCCATCCCAAGGCCATTGGCTGGGAGGACTTCCAGAGCGGATTCCTGCCTCCGGGGGAGGAGATCTGCACCCTGGGGGTGACGAACGGGTTGCTGCGGCGGCTGCAGAAGGGGGCGGAGGATCTCTGGGTGGTCAACCCCAAGGACTTCGCGCTCACCACGGATGCCTTCGTCCCCACGAAGAAGGCCGTCCAGGGGGAGGGGAGGCAGGAGATCGGCATGGGAGGTGCCCAGGGGGCCTTCGGCATCCGTCCCATGGCGGTCATGCCAGACGATCTCGAGACGGAGCAGTGGCTCCGGGTCACGAAGCTCACGGACGATGGAGAGCTGGACGTGACGGACTGGTTCACGTTCACGCCGATGACGCGCAAGGTCCCCTCCGCGGTGTGGGGCACGGCCAAGACGGCCTCCGAGGATCGGGTGCTTCCTCCCACCGCGGACGAGCCGGGCTTCGTGGAAGGCGTGGTGACATGCTTTGACGTCCAGATCAAGGCACAGCCCGCACCCGGCCATACCGAGAACATCCGCACGGATGTGCTGCGCTACGACACGACCCCCATTCCAGACGCCTTCCAGTGGGAGCCCATCGCCGCGTTCCAGCCCATCAGCGGAGACGATGCGGCGCGCCGTGAGCGGCTGCGCGAGACGGTGGGACGGAATGACCTCCGTGATCAGCTCCTGAAGGGACTGGGATTCGATCCCGAGCGGGACGTGTCGCTCGATCCGGAATCACTCGCACAAACCTTCGTCGTGGCTCCCCAGGTCCAGTGA